The Channa argus isolate prfri chromosome 13, Channa argus male v1.0, whole genome shotgun sequence DNA window TCgacaataaaaacttttaagTTTGTCCTAAACAACATGAATAGTTTTTAACCTGTATTCTGTGATATTATCCAGTATGTGTCTCTGTCATGACTTCTCTATGCAGATAACATCATTGCCTCTGTGGTGTCCCAAACCTCTGAGCCCTGGCTGTGGAAGAGAAATCCAGAGACTCTCCTACCTGGGAGCTTTCTTCAGCCTGAGTGTGTTTGCTGAGGATGATGTAAGTTATCTATTCCATTATATGATGAACATAACAGGAAACTCAGCTACAATATAATAGTGTTTGATGTTCCGTGTACTGAAATTTTAAGATTCTTCTAAATGCTGAAGAGTTTCTGCCAATGTAGAATAGACTTGTAgtgtaataaatttgcaaaaagcAAGACTGTAAAAAGTTATAAATGAGCCCATGTGCAGATCATTTATAACATGCTATTGTTTCCCTTTCCATTAGATCAAAGTAGGAGACAAGTATTTCTCTGGCCCAGCCATCACCATAGAGAACACTCGAGTTGTCAGCCAGTCACTCCAGCACTACTTGGAGTCAGCAAGGGTGAGTCtcatctttattgttttgtgtaataactatttaatattttagattGTTGCAGAATAAAGTGCTAAAATTGAAGTATGATCTTTTTCAGGGTGACTTGTTCAAAGTTCTTCATAACATCCTGCTGAATGGAGAGACTCGCGAGTTAGCTCTTAATTACATGGCAGCTTTATTCaactacaacataaaaaaagcgCAGATGCAGGTCAGTCACAAAGTcactcattaaaacaaacaaaaaagttatgGTCATCtaacaaacatttagaaaaacagtTCACTTATATAATGCATTTGTTGATGCTTAtcatttatgaaaatatttttcccgTAACTTGGCCATTCAtgaaaatgtgtgcatgcatatttAGTCTTCAGCATCAGTTggttatataaatatatctatgtatgtatatacacgTGTATGTATACCCACTCATGTGTCAGTACATTTGagatttcattttcttctttttaatacatttacagacatttctagaCTTCTGTTCTCACTTTTTCGTAATTGGGTACTAAGTGTCAATTGAGactaaaaatcattttaagttCTTTGTTCAGCTTTTgcttattaacttttttttttctcctaagACTGATGACAAGCTGGTGTCAACAGATGGCTTCATGCTCAACTTTCTATGGGTGCTGCAACAGCTAAGCATGAAGATCAAGCTAGAGACAGTAGACCCATATTATATTTTTCACCCACGCTGTCGACTTGTTGTCAGCCTAGAGGAGACTCGTCTAAAGGCCACTATGGAGGAGCTCAAGACCTGGCTCACTGATCTACGTAAGTTAATATAAGATAAATTACATGATTTGCATAGTTTTAATTAcacttgttttaaattaatatttagatatttggttgtggaggaagaggatgaattattattattcagacTTATGTCTCCTGCCACCCCCACCTACCAAAAACTGATCAAAATTTTCTCAGTCTTCTAAATCCTCTTATTGCCTCTGACTGTGCTTTATTTGATGCCCTCTGTCAGCTAAACTTGGCACAATGTATAGAATTCATGTCAAATACTACTACAGAAACAGTAATTTAACAAAACCTCCTACAATAACTGTATGAAAGAATACACTCACCAAATTTGTGTAGATCTTGATCTGCTGGATTGTTTTATCTTGATCTAATTAATGGTGTTAAGTGTTTCTTTATGGGAAGTAATGGATTTTATATGTTCACATGGACAGATGACGACCCTAACAAGTTTTCAGAGCCCAAGTTCCCCACTGAGTGTTTCTTCCTGACACTGCATACCCATCATTTGTCAATCCTGCCTAGCTGCAGACGCTATATTCGTAGATTGCGGGCCATTCGTGAACTCAACCGGTAAgtatacatgtacacacatgtatCGGGCATAACAGTATGACcagctgtgcaatttaatgcaatccaatccAATggttctgccatgaattcttctttttcaaggttaaaatttctcagtttttaggttgaaactgtcaggtaacaattgtgtttattattgaggtcaaagtgggtagtggagttgtactggagtgcataaTATAAAGACGTGGTTCAGATGTTTTGGTCACCTGGTTAAACCACCTCACTATATGACTATGTGACTGGTTTTAACCTTTTAGAACTGTGGAGGAGCTGAAAAACAGTGAGAGCCAATGGAAAGATTCTCCTCTGGCCAGTCGACACAGGGAGATGCTCAAGCGATGCAAAACCCAGCTCAAGGTCAGTTTACCATCCTTATAGATGCGCctaatgtattttgtttgattATTAAACCCTCTGAGTTTACTGTATATGGATATTAGTAATTTAcccattaaagaaaatgttttgatccTTATCACATGTGACTTATCAGAAGCTTGTGCGAGCCAAAGCTTGTGCTGATGTGGGCCTTCTGGATGAGAACCTGCTCCGCAGATGTCTGCAGTTCTACAGCACAGTTATTCAGCTCATTCTTCGCATGGTAGACCCAGTCTACCCCAAGTGAGTGGCTCTACCATTGAAAAGCTGCTAGTCTTCATTCTGATAGTGCTGTAAAAAGATCACGTGGTGTTTCTTTTCAGTTTGGGCTAACTGCCATAGTCTTTCACTTAAGTTGATTGTAAAATGGGAtgtgctgtgtttatttctttattctttatgcAGCATTACCCTGCCACTGAACCCTGAGATTCCCAAAAGCTTTGCTGCTCTCCCGGAGTTCTACGTTGAAGATGTGGCTGAGtttctgctttttgttgtgCAGTAGGTTTATACTTGAGCGTTTGTCTCAGTCATGGATTAACAATATATATCTTGTTGATGGAGTTAATTGTACATTCTGTTatcatgtgtttgtttatatatattataatacatATGTGATAATTATTTGTGCTGTAAATTAGTTTCGGCTTCCATACAAAAGCTAAAGTCATTACTTCTCCTAATTTCTTCCAGGTATTCTCCCCAGGTTTTATACGAGCCTTGTGTTCAGGATATTGTTGCATTCTTGGTAGTGTTCATATGCAGCCAGAACTACATCAGGAACCCCTACCTTATCGCCAAGTTGGTGGAGGTGCTGTTTGTAACCAACCCTGCTGTACAGCCTCGTACTCAGCGATTTTCTGAAATGATGGAGAACCACCCGTTATCCATCAAACATCTGGTCCCTGCCCTTATGAAGTTCTACACTGGTGAGCATtatgtatactgtatttatatagtCTAGATTGTAatctccattttaaaaaaaaatacatagtttGTGCTCTTTGGAGTGTAAAGTTTTGGtccttcctttttcctcttttttttttttttttttattccccatTTTTCCTTGGCAGATGTTGAACATACTGGTGCCACCAGCGAGTTCTATGATAAGTTTACTATACGGTACCATATTAGCACCATCTTCAAGAGCCTCTGGCAGAACAGTGCCCACCATGGCACCTTCATGGAGGAGTTCAAGTGAGTTTGCTAATGACAAACTTAAAGTACTCAATGTTTTGAGTAAGTTGTTGATTTTACCTAACCTGGGCTTTTTATCATCTTGTGTTCTTACTTCCTTTTAGCTCTGGCAAGCAGTTTGTGCGCTATATCAACATGCTGATCAATGACACAACCTTCTTGTTAGATGAGAGCCTTGAGTCTCTGAAGCGTATTCACGAAGTTCAAGAAGAGATGAAAAATAAGGAGCAGTGGGATCAGCTGCCTAGGGTCAGTACTCTGCCTTGTAGGGACTTTTGTTCATTCTCTATGTAGACAATGCATTGTTGTGGCTATTGTTTGATTTGGGCCATGTTATCACCTCAGATATTATTGTTCTGATAAATAAAACTTGGCAAAAGGTAAATATTTCAGAATAGAACAGAATAATTTTATACTTTCTGCAAACACCCAGGATCAGCAACAGAGCCGTCAGTCCCAGCTGACTCAGGATGAGCGGGTGTCTCGCTCTTATCTGGCCCTGGCCACAGAGACAGTTGAAATGTTCCACATACTCACCAAGCAGGTCCAGAAGCCTTTCCTCAGGCCTGTGAGTGTTGCTCTTTCTAAGATCTATATGGGTATATGTATAATAGTAATAACAGTTAAAGGGCAACAACATCTGCCTGGATTGGACAGTTTGAACCAGACAATGTCTTCCTCTTAACACAGGAACTGGGGCCTCGTTTAGCTGCCATGCTGAACTTTAATCTTCAGCAACTTTGTGGGCCCAAGTGTCGGGACCTGAAGGTGGAGAACCCAGAGAAGTATGGATTTGAGCCCAAGAAGCTCTTAGACCAGCTGACTGACATCTACCTGCAGCTAGACTGTGCCCGCTTTGCCAAAGCAATTGCAGATGATCAGGTTGGCACTGATAGAGATTACGTTTAcgattaaaaaatgtattatcttCCAAGATTCAGCTTAAATTTGTGTACAAAGTAGTGGCCAGCCAAATAAATTGGCCAATCCATGATGTCTACAGACACATTTGCAGCCTACATGGTATATGCAACTGCAAATTAGAGTTTGCTGAAAATGTTCACTTTCTGGCGGTAATGTgtacaattttgttttaaacagtttatcAACTGCTGTTTGATCATTGTGAaagatgctgctgttgaactgtagtgTGTTATACAGAGGTGATTATTGATACAgatgtagtaaaataataaaaaataaaaaggtgagtGTTATATATAACTGTTTAAGCTCTTAAACTTAATGACAGTAATGCATAGTTAAGGTACTATAAgctcacattttaaagatgctCTTGTCCTGCAGCTTCGCAATTAACCTTTCCCTCGTTTCTTTTGCACAGCGGTCATACAGCCGTGAGCTCTTTGAGGAGGTAATCTCAAAAATGAGGAAGGCTGGTATTAAATCCTCCATCGCCATAGAGAAATTCAAGCTGCTATCAGAGAAGGTGGAGGAAATAGTTGCCAAGAACTCACAGTCTGAAATGGACTACAGTGATGCACCTGATGAGTTCaaaggtgggtgggtgggtgggtgggggtatgttttcatttgtccaTAGTCTAAGGAGCGTCAGTGCAGTTCTAAAAGTTCTATTTTCTTTATCGTAAATATTCTTCAAAGCAATGCACCCTCTTTTCTGCAGATTCTGCACTTTCAttctacttttttgtttttttgtgacaaGGTAGCTAAACTTTATTGTATACTATTCTAATTTTTGTATGTAGTTGTGTATATTCTAGAGGCCCAACCctatttagtaaaaaaaaaaacaaatcctaagttttcctttttaagtaaattattaaaaaaaaaaaacgggctACTGTAATTTCCCAcaacataatgttttttatgaaaGTTTTCTTTAGTTCCCTGACAACGTCTATTAAGGAAAAAGTTCCTTGATTGAAAATCTGGTGTGACCTCAGGTCAGTGAGTGCAGACAGACAGGATTTTCAGCAACTTCTGTTTGAATTCCAGACATATGCAGGGATTTCACAGCTCATATAGGTCATATATACAGCTTAGAGCAAGGCTATCCTATAACCACAGACTTAATATAATTTAGTAAGTGAACGTGGTCCACATACCACCTTTGATTCCCAGATATGCCAGCCAGCCCACCGTACTTAAAGGAAGTGTGCCATAGATGAGGTTTGAATATCAGCTTACAATGTGGTTAAAAACTCCCACaccaggttttatttttgtaacctTCTACTGTAGAAGTTCTACTTTAACGGTCATCTGACACTTCAATATAGCAATTTGTCAAAATGCCTTGTTGAGTTCTTTATCTCATATTGTATAATGGTGTTTTGATAACTGctgtcatatttaaaaaaaatcagcaatTGGGGTTTAACATGTGACTGGCTGTGTGATGAAAATAGGCCTTGCATGGGGTTGAATTgagttatttttacatttatttttacaatatttatttgtacttaTTTAAATGCAGTAGCTAAGGCAAGAGGGCAGATTAACTAGCAACAAATTTCTGTTCAGATGTATGCACAACAATGGAATTCTAACCCATCCTTAAATACAAAGAGCAGCCTTTGAAGAGGTTAGGATGTTTGTTCTGCCTTAAttacataaaagaaaaggaataCAGGACATGgcagtgtgttttacagtgattAAAGTAACTTTCCCATACTTCCTGTGAGCAGAAGCATAAAATCGAGGTAGCTTGTTTATTTCAGGAGTGTTTAGGTCTTACTCctctgtaaaatgtatatatgaCTATTATAACAGACCCTCTGATGGATACACTCATGACTGACCCTGTGATGCTGCCTTCGGGGAAAATCATGGACAGATCGATCATCCTGCGCCACCTGCTCAACTCCCCCACTGATCCCTTCAACAGGCAGCCACTCACAGAGAGCATGCTGGAGTCAGGTAACCCAACATTGATGCCCCACCATTAATAATTAGTTGTAAATCTGTTCTGTTCAAGGTAGCCAAGAGCACGTgcacaagtatttttttattttgttgtaacaGCAAAGCAGTTATCTAATTGTTAGAAGTGTAAAATTAAATGACTGCCATTTAGATTTTCAATGTCAGTTACTTAACTGCTCCTCAAAATCTGTTTCATTCTACAGTCCCAGAACTAAAGGAAAGGATCCACACCTGGATGAGGGAGAAACAGGGTGGACGGGCTATCTAAAGACCATGTGTCACCAATGTCTGGCCTGCTATCTTCATTAAGGGATCTGTCCAAATTCAGTGTCTGAATTCGCCTGAATTCAGTGTCACTACTACCAATGACAAAAAATGAATGGAAGAAAAAGGAGACCTGATTggatttttattcacatttacccttttatttttattttttgtttgtttttgtttttttgtgtctcaaACCATTATCATggttctaaaaacaaaacataataaagactttggagttt harbors:
- the ube4b gene encoding ubiquitin conjugation factor E4 B isoform X1, which translates into the protein MEELSADEIRRRRLARLAGGQTSQPSTPLSTPLTSPQRETPPGPLPGPSVTAPQPLPPAASQSMGLNVHSGTPATSPMGTSVVAYGSQSSEGVSSLSSSPSNSLETQSQSLSRSQSMDIDTASCEKSMPQVDVDSGIENMEVEDSDRREKRNLTDKETSTNSDVSEEQALQLICKILRVSWKEQDRDVIFLPSLAAEFHQKPKDVYSDFKDLIGQILMEVLMMSTQLRVHNPFASLTATSQPIAAAKSPDHRLTLMQPSSQGGSPMGPSAGSFGASSLSSLYGCGSPHSMALETAKRTSPSLPTPTTLSEPSTSSTPQFTVPPSPPPTATPRHSLNTPSAPVPISQRYRPYSVTSSWGAPSSQTHRGFSFIGPSPSPAGPTVPPNTPVPVPPTSPHSLSLSSHRAHIQPSSTPPLMVPPSPRSNAQQTAFGARIPPSSPLSFLFFALSDMSQDSSDEDSEEDEDFARVQFGSSLGACGGGTSNDSTSDRFTIESCKETEMLNYLIERFDSVGMEERKAPKMCSQPNVSQLLSNIRSQCISHVALILQGTLTQPRGLLQQSLLVPYMLCRNLPYGFIQELVRITHQEEEVFRQIFIPILHGLALAVKECSFDSDNFKFPLMALAELCEIKFGKTHPVCNLITSLPLWCPKPLSPGCGREIQRLSYLGAFFSLSVFAEDDIKVGDKYFSGPAITIENTRVVSQSLQHYLESARGDLFKVLHNILLNGETRELALNYMAALFNYNIKKAQMQTDDKLVSTDGFMLNFLWVLQQLSMKIKLETVDPYYIFHPRCRLVVSLEETRLKATMEELKTWLTDLHDDPNKFSEPKFPTECFFLTLHTHHLSILPSCRRYIRRLRAIRELNRTVEELKNSESQWKDSPLASRHREMLKRCKTQLKKLVRAKACADVGLLDENLLRRCLQFYSTVIQLILRMVDPVYPNITLPLNPEIPKSFAALPEFYVEDVAEFLLFVVQYSPQVLYEPCVQDIVAFLVVFICSQNYIRNPYLIAKLVEVLFVTNPAVQPRTQRFSEMMENHPLSIKHLVPALMKFYTDVEHTGATSEFYDKFTIRYHISTIFKSLWQNSAHHGTFMEEFNSGKQFVRYINMLINDTTFLLDESLESLKRIHEVQEEMKNKEQWDQLPRDQQQSRQSQLTQDERVSRSYLALATETVEMFHILTKQVQKPFLRPELGPRLAAMLNFNLQQLCGPKCRDLKVENPEKYGFEPKKLLDQLTDIYLQLDCARFAKAIADDQRSYSRELFEEVISKMRKAGIKSSIAIEKFKLLSEKVEEIVAKNSQSEMDYSDAPDEFKDPLMDTLMTDPVMLPSGKIMDRSIILRHLLNSPTDPFNRQPLTESMLESVPELKERIHTWMREKQGGRAI
- the ube4b gene encoding ubiquitin conjugation factor E4 B isoform X3; protein product: MEELSADEIRRRRLARLAGGQTSQPSTPLSTPLTSPQRETPPGPLPGPSVTAPQPLPPAASQSMGLNVHSGTPATSPMGTSVVAYGSQSSEGVSSLSSSPSNSLETQSQSLSRSQSMDIDTASCEKSMPQVDVDSGIENMEVEDSDRREKRNLTDKETSTNSDVSEEQALQLICKILRVSWKEQDRDVIFLPSLAAEFHQKPKDVYSDFKDLIGQILMEVLMMSTQLRVHNPFASLTATSQPIAAAKSPDHRLTLMQPSSQGGSPMGPSAGSFGASSLSSLGACGGGTSNDSTSDRFTIESCKETEMLNYLIERFDSVGMEERKAPKMCSQPNVSQLLSNIRSQCISHVALILQGTLTQPRGLLQQSLLVPYMLCRNLPYGFIQELVRITHQEEEVFRQIFIPILHGLALAVKECSFDSDNFKFPLMALAELCEIKFGKTHPVCNLITSLPLWCPKPLSPGCGREIQRLSYLGAFFSLSVFAEDDIKVGDKYFSGPAITIENTRVVSQSLQHYLESARGDLFKVLHNILLNGETRELALNYMAALFNYNIKKAQMQTDDKLVSTDGFMLNFLWVLQQLSMKIKLETVDPYYIFHPRCRLVVSLEETRLKATMEELKTWLTDLHDDPNKFSEPKFPTECFFLTLHTHHLSILPSCRRYIRRLRAIRELNRTVEELKNSESQWKDSPLASRHREMLKRCKTQLKKLVRAKACADVGLLDENLLRRCLQFYSTVIQLILRMVDPVYPNITLPLNPEIPKSFAALPEFYVEDVAEFLLFVVQYSPQVLYEPCVQDIVAFLVVFICSQNYIRNPYLIAKLVEVLFVTNPAVQPRTQRFSEMMENHPLSIKHLVPALMKFYTDVEHTGATSEFYDKFTIRYHISTIFKSLWQNSAHHGTFMEEFNSGKQFVRYINMLINDTTFLLDESLESLKRIHEVQEEMKNKEQWDQLPRDQQQSRQSQLTQDERVSRSYLALATETVEMFHILTKQVQKPFLRPELGPRLAAMLNFNLQQLCGPKCRDLKVENPEKYGFEPKKLLDQLTDIYLQLDCARFAKAIADDQRSYSRELFEEVISKMRKAGIKSSIAIEKFKLLSEKVEEIVAKNSQSEMDYSDAPDEFKDPLMDTLMTDPVMLPSGKIMDRSIILRHLLNSPTDPFNRQPLTESMLESVPELKERIHTWMREKQGGRAI
- the ube4b gene encoding ubiquitin conjugation factor E4 B isoform X2, whose amino-acid sequence is MEELSADEIRRRRLARLAGGQTSQPSTPLSTPLTSPQRETPPGPLPGPSVTAPQPLPPAASQSMGLNVHSGTPATSPMGTSVVAYGSQSSEGVSSLSSSPSNSLETQSQSLSRSQSMDIDTASCEKSMPQVDVDSGIENMEVEDSDRREKRNLTDKETSTNSDVSEEQALQLICKILRVSWKEQDRDVIFLPSLAAEFHQKPKDVYSDFKDLIGQILMEVLMMSTQLRVHNPFASLTATSQPIAAAKSPDHRLTLMQPSSQGGSPMGPSAGSFGASSLSSLYGCGSPHSMALETAKRTSPSLPTPTTLSEPSTSSTPQFTVPPSPPPTATPRHSLNTPSAPVPISQRYRPYSVTSSWGAPSSQTHRGFSFIGPSPSPAGPTVPPNTPVPVPPTSPHSLSLSSHRAHIQPSSTPPLMVPPSPRSNAQQTAFGARIPPSSLGACGGGTSNDSTSDRFTIESCKETEMLNYLIERFDSVGMEERKAPKMCSQPNVSQLLSNIRSQCISHVALILQGTLTQPRGLLQQSLLVPYMLCRNLPYGFIQELVRITHQEEEVFRQIFIPILHGLALAVKECSFDSDNFKFPLMALAELCEIKFGKTHPVCNLITSLPLWCPKPLSPGCGREIQRLSYLGAFFSLSVFAEDDIKVGDKYFSGPAITIENTRVVSQSLQHYLESARGDLFKVLHNILLNGETRELALNYMAALFNYNIKKAQMQTDDKLVSTDGFMLNFLWVLQQLSMKIKLETVDPYYIFHPRCRLVVSLEETRLKATMEELKTWLTDLHDDPNKFSEPKFPTECFFLTLHTHHLSILPSCRRYIRRLRAIRELNRTVEELKNSESQWKDSPLASRHREMLKRCKTQLKKLVRAKACADVGLLDENLLRRCLQFYSTVIQLILRMVDPVYPNITLPLNPEIPKSFAALPEFYVEDVAEFLLFVVQYSPQVLYEPCVQDIVAFLVVFICSQNYIRNPYLIAKLVEVLFVTNPAVQPRTQRFSEMMENHPLSIKHLVPALMKFYTDVEHTGATSEFYDKFTIRYHISTIFKSLWQNSAHHGTFMEEFNSGKQFVRYINMLINDTTFLLDESLESLKRIHEVQEEMKNKEQWDQLPRDQQQSRQSQLTQDERVSRSYLALATETVEMFHILTKQVQKPFLRPELGPRLAAMLNFNLQQLCGPKCRDLKVENPEKYGFEPKKLLDQLTDIYLQLDCARFAKAIADDQRSYSRELFEEVISKMRKAGIKSSIAIEKFKLLSEKVEEIVAKNSQSEMDYSDAPDEFKDPLMDTLMTDPVMLPSGKIMDRSIILRHLLNSPTDPFNRQPLTESMLESVPELKERIHTWMREKQGGRAI